A stretch of DNA from Deltaproteobacteria bacterium:
GTGGGGGCGCCAACGGTCGAAGGGGCCGGCGATCAGCGGGAAAAGATTGTAAATCCGCGCTCCTTCCGCAACGGGGCGATGTCGTTTCATGAACGTCCTTTCGGTGAATTTGGGAAGTGTAGCCGAGGGGAGGTCGCCCTGTCAATGGGAGAAAAATCTTGCCCTGCTTCGGGAAGGTATGCTAATTTCCTGAATAAAAAATTCCCTGCTCCACCGGAAAGGACGCCTCATGCGGAAGACAACCCCCCTGATTCTGCTCCTTATTGTTGCAGCACTGATCGGCTCCTTCTTCTATTCCCGGGCACGCAACCGGGCACTGACGGAAGAGTTGGAGAAGCTGCAACAGGAGATCACTGCGTTAAAGACCTCATCGGCAAAAACGGAAAATCTTCTTGCCGCGATCAACAAACGGCTCAACCCGCCGCCGAAAACGACCTGGATCGGGATTGACGACGACCCGATGCTGGGAAAAAAGGATGCCCCGGTCACGATCATTGAGTTTTCCGAGTTCCAGTGCCCCTACTGCGCCCGCTTTGCGTTGAACACATTTCCGGAGATCCGGAAAAAATATATCGATACGGGGAAGGTCCGTTTCGTCTTTCGTAACTATCCGCTGGCGTTCCACAAGAACGCTGCAAAAGCGGCGGAAGCCGGGGCCTGCGCCGCCGAGCAGGGGATGTTCTGGAATCTTCATGACATCCTCTTTCAGCACCACGACACGCTGACGCAGGAAAACCTGAATCGCTACGGCAAGGAGGCCGGCCTCTTTATGGATGACTATCTTTTCTGCATGGAGAGCGGCAAACATACCGTGGAGATCCAAA
This window harbors:
- a CDS encoding DsbA family protein; amino-acid sequence: MRKTTPLILLLIVAALIGSFFYSRARNRALTEELEKLQQEITALKTSSAKTENLLAAINKRLNPPPKTTWIGIDDDPMLGKKDAPVTIIEFSEFQCPYCARFALNTFPEIRKKYIDTGKVRFVFRNYPLAFHKNAAKAAEAGACAAEQGMFWNLHDILFQHHDTLTQENLNRYGKEAGLFMDDYLFCMESGKHTVEIQKDIRDGKRAGVTGTPSFFIGVTRKDGRIKGTILRGSEPFAAFRSLIEEKLQEAASMMVS